The DNA segment GATGGGGGCGGAACCAGCTTCCGTCGGCACTGAGCACCGTTTGGCTCTCTGCCATGCGGTCGAGGAAGCCGTGGTAGGTCCTGTCCTCGGTTTCCCTACCTTCGTGATCGAAGGAAAGGCCGGCCAGCAGGGCCGCCTCGTCCGGCTCGTCAGGCAGCGAGAAGTAGCTGGTGCCTTCGAGGACGTACCGCCATTCGCCGCTGTCGTCGCCGAGTACGACCCGGCCTTCGAGGTGGTCGAACCGGGAATCGCCGACGGCGGTGCGCTGATCGGTGAGGTAGTCGTCGAGTGAGTCGTAGGTCAGTTTCCACTTGCGCGCGCGTTGCCGGGCGGGCCGCAGCCGCAGGGTGGCGCGGGTGATGACACCGCAGTGGCCGAGCCCCGCTCGCACCGCGTCGAACAGGTCGCTGTTGTTCTCGGCCGAGCAGCGTTTGAGCTCTCCTTCACCGGTGACGACCTCCAGTTCGGTGACGGTGTCGGTCTGTGCTCCGTACCGGTGGGTCGCGCCGCCGATGCCGCCGACGGCGAGGGTGCCGCCGACTGTGAGTTCCAGGTAGTCGGTCAGGACCGGAGGAGTGAGACCGCGGGGAAGGCTCGCCGACAGCACCTGTTGCCAGCGTGCGCCGGCGTCGACGAGCAGTTCGTTGCCGGTGCCCTCGTGGACGGTGGCCATCCCGGACATGTCGAGGACGATGCCGCCTTCGGATTGAGCCTGGCCGAACGGTGAGTGGCCCGCTCCTCGCGCGGCGACGGGGACACCCCGCGAACTGGCGAATTCGAGCACGGCCGACACGTCGGCGGCCGAGGACGGCCTGACGACGAGACGCGGTCTCGCCTGCACGATGTGCCCCCAGTCCCGTGCCGCCGCGGCGAGGCTCGCTTCGCCATCGAGGATGTCACCCTCAAGGGTCGGCAGGTCGGAGCGTTCGAACGAGTCCGGCATCTGCCGGACTCTAGCGGTTGACCCCTTCGACCTGGCAGGTATGGCTGAGGTGCTGTTTTCCTCGAAAGGGCCGCTGCGACGCCCCTTCGGGTCAGGTTCGTTCCGGCCAGTCCCCGCTGAGTCCCCGCAGCAGCGCGCCGATGGCGGGGGAGGGGGCGAACGCGGCGCCGGGGGCGGTGGTCTCGTGGAGCAGCAGCCCGTCGAGCAGCGCCATGATCGCCCAGAAGTCGGCGGAGGGCCGGGACGAGCCCAGCGCGCGCAACCACCGTGTCCCCTGTGACTCGAGTTCCGCCCTGCGCAGGACTATCTGTTGCCGCAGGCGCTCGTTTACGGCGGCTTCGAGGAAGACGGCGTGCCTGGCGAGGGTGAACGTCCTCGCGGGGCCCGCGAGTTCTCCGGCGAGACCGCCGACGGCTTCGGCGAAGCGCCCGGTGTCGGCCATGGCCTCGGCGTCGAGAGCTTCGGCGAATTCCCGCCAGCTCGCGGTTTCCAGTTCGCTCAGTCTGCCGAGCAGGCCGGAAAGCAGGGCTTCCCTCGTCCGGAAGTAGTTCGATGTCGACCCGGCCGGGACACCGGCTTCCGCGTCGACGGCCCTGTGGGTGAGTGCGCGGGTGCCCTTGGTGCCGAGTACGCGAATGGCCGCGTCCAGTACCTGGTCCTGTTTGCCCTTCACGGGTTCACGGTAGCGGGCAAGGGGTTCTTCCTTTCGCGCGCCGGTGGTGCTTTCCACTGAATCCGCCGTCAGCCTTTCAGGTTGGGATCGCCCCGTGTTTTTCCCGTTTTCCGCTCGGGTATATCAAGATCGTGGGGTTGTGAGAGGAGTGCCCGATGCGCGAACCCGACACCGAGCCCGGAGTTGAACTCTCCGAGCGCTCCCTTCTTTCCACCGTCCACAACGGATCGCCGATGCCCCGGGACCCTTCCGGGGGTCTGCCGGTCTTCGATGAGGACGAAGAACTGGAGCCGATCATCGTGCGCGGCAGGGAATAGCACGAAGCCGCCCCTCGCATGCCGCCCCGTGATCGTGTAGCGTGCTACATCGACGTGAGGGGTGGTGGTCATGATTCGGCAGGACAGGGAGCTGCTCGCGCGGCTCTCCTCGGTCAACACGCGGCTCGGCGAGGCCGTGGTGGAGTTGTTGCACCGTCAGGACGGCGGCCTTTTGCCTGCCGAAGGACTGCGCGCTCTTGGTCACCATCTCCAGGGAATTACCGCTGACCTGCTGAATCGTGCCGATGAGCTGGATGCCGTCGTGATCGACCGGCCGCCCTCGCGCGAGGTAACGTCCCGGTGGCCGCCGACCGCCACCGGAGGAGAGTCGATGAACACCGTGCCCACCTCGCCGGAACCGGACGACGAACTCGCGCTGCGATACCTCAGGCAGGCGGAGAGCGCGGCGGGCACCGCTCCGGACGCCGAACCACGCGACGTCGGACGCATCGGTGTCGTCGGCGCGGGCACGATGGGCGCGGGTATCGCGACGGTGTTCCTGCAGGCCGGGTTTCCGGTCACCGTGGTCGAGCAGAGCGTGGAGGCGCTGGAGCGCGGTGTCGAGCGCATCAGCGCCATCCAGGACAAGGCGGTGGCGAGGGGTAAAGCCGATCGCGCCGAGGCCGACCGCAGGCTCGCGGCCCTGACAGCGGGCACCGATCAGGCATCGCTCGGCGACTGCGACGTCGTGGTCGAGGCGGTGTTCGAGGACATGGAGGTGAAGAAGGCGCTGTTGTCGCGGCTGGCCACGATCGTCAAACCCGGGGCGGTCCTCGCTTCCAACACGTCGTATCTCGACCTCGACGAGCTGGCCGAAGCCAGTGGGCGGCCACGGGACGTGGTGGGGCTGCACTTCTTCAGTCCCGCGCACGTCATGCGGTTGCTTGAGGTGGTTCGCGGGGCGAAGACGGGCGAGGACACCCTGGCCACCGCGTTGTGGCTGGGGCGGAAGACAGGCAAGCTTCCCGTGGTCGCCGGGGTGTGTGACGGCTTCATCGGCAACCGCGTCTACAACGCCTACCGCGTCCAGTGCGAGTTCATGGTCGAGGAAGGTGCTTTGCCGGAGGAGATCGACGCGGCGCTGGAGGGCTTCGGTTTCGCCATGGGGCCGTTCACGGTCTGGGACATGTCAGGGCTCGACATCGCCAAGGCCACCAGGCAGCGGCAGGCCGCGACGAGGGACCCCAGGGAGCGGATGCCGAAGGTGCTGGACGTGCTGTACGAGCGGGGGCGGCTCGGCCGAAAGACAGGCGCGGGCTGGTACGCCTACCCCGATGACGGGGAGCGTCAGGTCGACCCCGCCGTGCACGAGGTGATTCGCGCGGTTGTCGAGCGGAACGGCGTCGAGCCGAGGACGTTGTCGCCGGACGAGATCGTGCGCCGCGCGCTGGGAGTGATCGTCAACGAGGCGATGCTCGTGCTGGCTGACGGCATCGCCGAGCGTGCCTCGGACATCGATCTCGTGCTCGCCAACGGATACGGCTTCCCCAAGAAGCGTGGCG comes from the Prauserella marina genome and includes:
- a CDS encoding 3-hydroxyacyl-CoA dehydrogenase, giving the protein MIRQDRELLARLSSVNTRLGEAVVELLHRQDGGLLPAEGLRALGHHLQGITADLLNRADELDAVVIDRPPSREVTSRWPPTATGGESMNTVPTSPEPDDELALRYLRQAESAAGTAPDAEPRDVGRIGVVGAGTMGAGIATVFLQAGFPVTVVEQSVEALERGVERISAIQDKAVARGKADRAEADRRLAALTAGTDQASLGDCDVVVEAVFEDMEVKKALLSRLATIVKPGAVLASNTSYLDLDELAEASGRPRDVVGLHFFSPAHVMRLLEVVRGAKTGEDTLATALWLGRKTGKLPVVAGVCDGFIGNRVYNAYRVQCEFMVEEGALPEEIDAALEGFGFAMGPFTVWDMSGLDIAKATRQRQAATRDPRERMPKVLDVLYERGRLGRKTGAGWYAYPDDGERQVDPAVHEVIRAVVERNGVEPRTLSPDEIVRRALGVIVNEAMLVLADGIAERASDIDLVLANGYGFPKKRGGPLFWAHDHRDQVTTGIDEAERATGFGFRRGRLPW
- a CDS encoding FAD-binding protein, which produces MPDSFERSDLPTLEGDILDGEASLAAAARDWGHIVQARPRLVVRPSSAADVSAVLEFASSRGVPVAARGAGHSPFGQAQSEGGIVLDMSGMATVHEGTGNELLVDAGARWQQVLSASLPRGLTPPVLTDYLELTVGGTLAVGGIGGATHRYGAQTDTVTELEVVTGEGELKRCSAENNSDLFDAVRAGLGHCGVITRATLRLRPARQRARKWKLTYDSLDDYLTDQRTAVGDSRFDHLEGRVVLGDDSGEWRYVLEGTSYFSLPDEPDEAALLAGLSFDHEGRETEDRTYHGFLDRMAESQTVLSADGSWFRPHPWITVLAPDDGIADVVTETLAETSGDDLGDSGVVLLYPLRAETLGTPLLRKPATDIGWLFAVLRTGDPYDVTATGRMLELNAAVAERARLVEGAVYPVNALPMTPQEWRDHFGDAWEAFAAAVKKYDPKNVLARGQRVFEAP
- a CDS encoding TetR/AcrR family transcriptional regulator codes for the protein MKGKQDQVLDAAIRVLGTKGTRALTHRAVDAEAGVPAGSTSNYFRTREALLSGLLGRLSELETASWREFAEALDAEAMADTGRFAEAVGGLAGELAGPARTFTLARHAVFLEAAVNERLRQQIVLRRAELESQGTRWLRALGSSRPSADFWAIMALLDGLLLHETTAPGAAFAPSPAIGALLRGLSGDWPERT